The Helicobacter pylori genome includes a window with the following:
- a CDS encoding lipid A deacylase LpxR family protein, which translates to MFLKFILCLLLGMFAWAKEDIPTPLTPSKRYSINLMTENDGYINPYIDEYYTAGNQIGFSTKEFDFSKNKAMKWTSYLGFFNKSPRVTRFGISLAQDMYTPSLKNRKLVHLHDNHPYGGYLRVNLNVYNRHQTFMELFTLSLGATGQDSLAAQTQHLIHKWGHDPQFYGWNTQLKNEFIFELHYQLLKKVPLLKTRFFSMELMPGFNVELGNARDYFQLGSLFRAGYNLDADYGVNKVNTAFDGGMPYSDKFSIYFFVGAFGRFQPLNIFIQGNSPETRGIANLEYFVYSSEIGAAMMWRSFRVAFTITDISKTFQSQPKHHQIGTLELNFAF; encoded by the coding sequence TTGTTTCTCAAATTTATTTTATGTTTATTATTAGGAATGTTTGCATGGGCAAAAGAGGATATTCCTACCCCATTAACGCCCTCTAAACGCTATTCTATCAATTTGATGACTGAAAATGATGGCTACATCAACCCTTACATTGATGAGTATTATACCGCAGGCAATCAAATAGGCTTTTCTACTAAAGAGTTTGATTTTTCTAAAAATAAAGCGATGAAATGGACTTCGTATTTAGGTTTTTTCAATAAAAGCCCTAGGGTTACTCGTTTTGGCATTTCTCTCGCCCAAGACATGTATACCCCCTCACTTAAAAACAGAAAACTGGTGCATTTGCATGACAACCACCCTTATGGGGGGTATTTACGGGTGAATTTGAATGTGTATAACCGCCATCAAACTTTTATGGAATTATTCACGCTTTCTTTAGGCGCAACAGGGCAAGATTCTTTGGCCGCTCAAACGCAGCACCTCATTCATAAATGGGGCCATGACCCCCAATTTTATGGTTGGAACACACAGCTCAAAAACGAATTTATCTTTGAATTGCACTACCAATTGCTCAAAAAAGTCCCCCTTTTAAAGACTCGTTTTTTTTCTATGGAGTTAATGCCTGGGTTTAATGTGGAATTGGGTAATGCGAGGGATTATTTCCAACTAGGCTCGCTCTTTAGGGCTGGGTATAACTTGGACGCTGATTATGGGGTCAATAAAGTCAATACCGCTTTTGATGGAGGCATGCCTTATAGCGATAAATTTTCCATCTATTTTTTTGTAGGGGCTTTTGGGCGCTTCCAACCCCTTAACATCTTCATTCAAGGCAACAGCCCTGAAACTAGGGGCATTGCTAATTTGGAATACTTTGTTTATAGCAGTGAAATAGGAGCGGCTATGATGTGGCGCAGCTTTAGGGTGGCTTTTACAATCACTGATATTAGTAAAACCTTTCAATCCCAGCCTAAACACCATCAGATCGGCACTTTAGAATTGAATTTCGCCTTTTGA